A genomic region of Alnus glutinosa chromosome 11, dhAlnGlut1.1, whole genome shotgun sequence contains the following coding sequences:
- the LOC133882746 gene encoding uncharacterized protein LOC133882746: MEFEGDCSLWHHLIFYEELESDEENFIICRRCQEPLWGGPTYKCLECNFHQHKSCTEDIEIDEHDFGERHHLISVEELDKYNGGMEEVVCPGCQELGFGPAYKCSFPKCTFFLHKSCSEQLSHVVQHNMHPEHALFLQLPSSSNYCHVCYEYCHNSLFYRCFTGCHFDIDIKCFSRWRISAEDCEKHSLFPMRKQIQFTCEACAEESMDIAYQCSVCRVLIHLLCDRFPHTIKISTHDHSLTRTYTLHQVKKQENVLCRLCRKKVNTEYAAYYCRKCDYIAHMECANYYKVEDGDQSETPEVDANQLVHLVEGIDVAEDERASPREINHFSHPQHNLILSNERLVDVKRCEACIQFILSTPFYSCAQCNFFLHYRCTKLPATIKRGLIHNHPLTLLPQDVNASGLFWCGACERYHHGFVYTCDECKWYNLDVQCCLIPEILEHEGALIVTSSPCVSDVQLFHS, from the exons ATGGAGTTCGAAGGAGATTGCAGTCTATGGCATCACTTGATCTTCTATGAGGAGCTAGAAAGCGATGAGGAGAATTTTATTATTTGCCGGCGGTGCCAGGAACCGTTATGGGGAGGTCCCACCTACAAATGCTTGGAATGCAACTTCCACCAACATAAATCATGCACGGAAGATATTGAAATCGACGAACATGATTTTGGAGAGAGACACCACTTGATCTCCGTAGAAGAGCTGGATAAATACAATGGTGGCATGGAGGAAGTTGTTTGTCCGGGATGCCAGGAACTAGGATTCGGTCCCGCTTACAAATGCTCCTTCCCCAAATGCACCTTCTTCCTTCACAAATCCTGCTCTGAACAACTATCCCATGTGGTACAACACAACATGCACCCAGAGCATGCCCTTTTTCTCCAATTGCCATCATCGAGTAATTATTGTCATGTTTGCTACGAATATTGCCATAACTCCTTATTCTACCGTTGTTTCACCGGCTGCCATTTTGACATCGACATTAAATGTTTTTCTCGTTGGCGAATTAGTGCTGAGGATTGCGAGAAACACTCACTCTTTCCCATGCGGAAGCAGATCCAATTCACTTGTGAAGCTTGTGCTGAGGAAAGCATGGATATTGCCTACCAATGTAGTGTTTGCCGAGTCTTGATTCATCTTTTGTGTGATCGTTTTCCACATACCATCAAAATTAGTACACATGATCACTCACTCACTCGGACCTATACTCTTCATCAAGTCAAGAAACAGGAGAACGTATTGTGTAGACTCTGCCGTAAAAAGGTGAATACAGAATACGCCGCTTACTACTGTAGAAAATGTGATTACATTGCTCACATGGAATGTGCAAATTATTATAAAGTTGAAGACGGGGACCAGAGTGAAACCCCTGAGGTGGATGCAAATCAATTGGTTCATTTGGTGGAAGGGATTGATGTAGCAGAGGATGAAAGAGCTAGCCCTCGGGAGATCAATCACTTCAGTCATCCACAACATAACTTAATCCTCAGCAATGAAAGGCTCGTAGATGTCAAGCGCTGTGAGGCATGTATACAATTTATACTTTCTACCCCATTTTACAGCTGTGCacaatgcaatttttttctccATTACAGATGTACTAAATTACCTGCAACCATTAAGCGAGGGCTAATTCACAATCATCCACTCACCCTCCTCCCACAGGATGTGAATGCAAGTGGATTGTTCTGGTGTGGTGCTTGTGAACGTTATCACCATGGCTTCGTATACACATGCGACGAATGTAAATGGTACAACTTAGACGTTCAATGTTGTTTAATTCCGGAAATCCTTGAACATGAAG GTGCACTCATTGTGACGAGTTCACCTTGTGTTTCAGATGTGCAACTCTTCCACTCGTAG
- the LOC133880923 gene encoding uncharacterized protein LOC133880923: protein MMEVEGDCSLWHHFIFCEELQNNDEENFIVCWLCQEPLWGGPTYKCLECNFHQHESCREDIEIEKHDHRWTEGHHLIFIEELLDKYNGGMEEVVCPGCQEPAFGPAYKCSFPECTFFLHKSCSEQLSHVIQHPVHPEHALFLRLPSSSNCCDVCRKYCYDSLFYRCFTCDFDIDIKCESRWRISAEDCHQHSLFLMLQQIQFTCSACAEESNDIAYQCSDCRVLIHRKCAKFSRTIKTSTHVHSLTRTYSLRRVKKQENVLCLLCRKKVNTEYAAYYCQKCDYIAHMECANNFKVEDWDRSETTDEVDANQLVHLVEGIELTEEERAGPRDINHFSHPQHNLILINEELVDIKRCEACIQFIIATPFYSCAQCNFFLHYRCTKLPLTIKRGLFHKHPLTLLSQNVNKGESFSGSSYGLFWCESCGRKHQGFVYRCDECAEKSEWFQYRLDVQCCLIPETFEHKGHEHSLYLVIRSSSEICNGCGIKCVNFRCTHCDKFTLCFRCVTLPLVARYEYHTHLLKLFYTREDDSDEEYYCLICEEERDHPNHWFYSCVKCKFTAHSRCVLGENPCINYGRTFIDKDHEHPLTIVQKTKHSSPCDGCGKSFVDNMALECSQCKFNVHPTKYWWHEEGCLQIQNKKG from the coding sequence ATGATGGAGGTCGAAGGAGATTGCAGTCTATGGCATCACTTTATCTTCTGTGAGGAGCTGCAAAACAACGATGAGGAGAATTTTATTGTTTGCTGGCTGTGCCAGGAACCGCTATGGGGAGGTCCCACCTACAAATGCTTGGAATGCAACTTCCACCAACATGAATCATGCAGAGAAGATATTGAAATCGAAAAACATGATCATCGTTGGACGGAGGGACATCACTTGATCTTCATAGAAGAGCTGCTGGACAAATACAATGGTGGCATGGAGGAAGTTGTTTGCCCGGGATGCCAGGAACCAGCATTCGGTCCCGCTTACAAATGCTCCTTCCCAGAATGCACCTTCTTCCTTCACAAATCGTGCTCTGAACAACTATCCCACGTGATACAACACCCCGTCCACCCGGAGCACGCCCTTTTTCTCCGATTGCCATCATCAAGTAATTGTTGTGATGTTTGCCGCAAATATTGCTATGACTCCTTATTCTACCGTTGTTTCACCTGCGATTTTGACATCGACATCAAATGTGAATCTCGTTGGCGAATTAGCGCTGAGGACTGCCACCAACACTCACTCTTTCTCATGCTGCAGCAGATCCAATTCACTTGCTCAGCCTGTGCTGAGGAAAGCAATGATATTGCCTACCAATGTAGCGACTGCCGAGTTCTGATTCATCGTAAGTGTGCTAAATTTTCACGCACCATCAAAACTAGTACACATGTTCACTCACTCACTCGCACCTATTCTCTTCGTCGAGTCAAGAAACAAGAGAACGTATTATGTTTACTCTGCCGTAAAAAGGTGAATACAGAATACGCGGCTTACTACTGTCAAAAATGTGATTACATTGCTCACATGGAATGTgcaaataattttaaagttgAAGACTGGGACCGGAGTGAAACCACTGATGAGGTGGATGCAAATCAGTTGGTTCATTTGGTGGAAGGGATCGAATTAACAGAGGAAGAAAGAGCTGGCCCTCGGGATATCAATCATTTCAGTCATCCACAACATAACTTAATTCTCATCAATGAAGAGCTCGTTGATATCAAGCGTTGTGAGGCCTGTATCCAATTTATAATTGCTACCCCATTTTATAGTTGTGCACAATGCAATTTCTTTCTCCATTACAGATGTACTAAATTACCCCTGACCATTAAGCGAGGGCTATTTCACAAGCATCCACTCACCCTCCTCTCACAGAATGTGAATAAAGGTGAATCATTCTCGGGTAGTTCTTATGGATTGTTTTGGTGTGAGTCTTGTGGACGTAAACACCAAGGCTTCGTTTATAGATGTGACGAATGCGCCGAAAAAAGTGAATGGTTTCAATACCGGTTGGACGTTCAATGTTGTTTAATTCCGGAAACCTTTGAACACAAAGGTCACGAACACTCCCTTTACCTTGTTATAAGGTCTTCTTCCGAAATTTGCAACGGCTGCGGTATAAAATGTGTGAATTTCAGGTGCACGCATTGCGACAAGTTCACCTTGTGTTTTAGATGTGTAACTCTTCCGCTCGTAGCTAGATATGAATATCATACACATCTACTAAAACTCTTTTACACACGTGAAGATGATTCCGATGAAGAATATTATTGTCtgatttgtgaagaagaaagagatcATCCTAATCATTGGTTCTATTCTTGTGTAAAATGTAAGTTCACTGCTCATTCCCGATGCGTTCTTGGAGAGAATCCGTGCATTAATTATGGAAGAACGTTCATCGATAAAGATCACGAGCATCCTCTTACTATTGTTCAAAAGACTAAGCATTCTTCTCCATGTGATGGATGTGGTAAGTCTTTTGTTGATAATATGGCCTTAGAATGTAGTCAATGTAAATTTAACGTCCACCCGACAAAATATTGGTGGCATGAAGAAGGttgtttacaaatacaaaataaaaaagggtaa